A region of Candidatus Poribacteria bacterium DNA encodes the following proteins:
- the tsf gene encoding translation elongation factor Ts — MQVTAEMVKSLREKTGAGIMDCKKALQETNGDMEAAVEWLRRKGISTYDKRKHRAASEGVIASYIHAGSKIGVLLELNCETDFVARTDIFQQLAKDVAMQIAATDPKYISKEDVPPEVVEREKEILREQALNEGRPERVIDRIVEGRLEKFFTEACLLEQPFIKDDSKTVGELVKEVSAKVGENIVVRRFTRYVLGRSDDSD; from the coding sequence ATGCAGGTCACCGCCGAAATGGTCAAATCCCTCAGGGAGAAAACTGGCGCTGGAATAATGGACTGCAAAAAGGCGCTCCAGGAGACAAACGGCGATATGGAAGCCGCCGTAGAATGGCTCAGACGCAAGGGGATAAGCACGTATGATAAGAGAAAACACAGAGCGGCTTCGGAAGGCGTCATAGCCTCCTATATTCACGCCGGTAGTAAGATCGGGGTGCTCCTGGAGCTTAACTGCGAGACGGACTTCGTCGCCAGGACCGATATCTTCCAGCAACTGGCCAAGGACGTGGCGATGCAGATCGCCGCAACTGATCCCAAATACATCAGTAAGGAGGACGTTCCTCCCGAGGTGGTCGAGAGGGAAAAGGAGATCCTCCGTGAGCAGGCCCTCAACGAAGGCAGACCTGAGAGGGTGATCGATAGAATCGTTGAGGGAAGGCTCGAGAAGTTCTTCACCGAGGCCTGCCTGCTGGAGCAACCCTTCATCAAGGATGACAGCAAAACGGTTGGAGAACTGGTCAAAGAGGTCTCCGCCAAAGTAGGCGAAAACATCGTCGTCAGAAGATTCACCAGATATGTCCTCGGCCGATCGGATGACTCAGATTAA
- the pyrH gene encoding UMP kinase → MSSADRMTQIKPVYKRVILELSGEMFRGEPPGGEPIDFSFLGGLSRKLIQIRNMGVQLGVVVGGGNIWRGAEHGELDRVTSDQIGMLATVINALTLGGMLRKLGCSAFVFSAISINRVAESPSHLELMKRMERGEIVIFAGGTGNPFFTTDTGAVLRALEVKADAVLKGTKVDGLYSDDPFENPNAVRYSELTCDDALNLKAGVMDLTAFALCRGKELEIVIFKLLPLDNMIEVILGHPIGTRIRGK, encoded by the coding sequence ATGTCCTCGGCCGATCGGATGACTCAGATTAAACCCGTCTACAAGAGGGTGATATTGGAGCTGAGCGGTGAGATGTTTCGGGGGGAGCCTCCCGGGGGAGAACCGATAGATTTCTCCTTCCTGGGGGGGCTCTCCCGAAAGCTGATTCAGATCCGGAATATGGGCGTTCAGCTCGGAGTGGTCGTCGGCGGCGGGAACATCTGGCGCGGAGCGGAGCACGGAGAGCTGGATCGGGTCACATCCGATCAGATCGGGATGCTCGCCACCGTCATCAACGCTCTTACCCTTGGCGGGATGCTCAGGAAGTTGGGTTGTAGCGCTTTTGTCTTCAGCGCCATCAGCATAAACAGGGTGGCCGAGAGCCCCTCGCATCTGGAGCTGATGAAAAGGATGGAACGAGGTGAGATCGTCATCTTCGCCGGCGGCACCGGAAACCCCTTTTTCACCACGGACACTGGCGCTGTTCTCAGGGCGTTGGAGGTGAAAGCTGACGCCGTGCTTAAAGGCACAAAGGTCGATGGCTTATATTCAGACGATCCTTTCGAAAACCCAAATGCCGTCAGATACTCTGAACTGACCTGCGATGATGCGCTGAATTTGAAAGCCGGCGTCATGGATCTGACAGCGTTCGCTCTCTGCAGGGGCAAGGAGCTTGAAATAGTGATCTTCAAGCTTCTTCCTCTCGATAACATGATCGAAGTCATCCTTGGACATCCCATAGGAACCAGAATAAGGGGGAAATAA
- the frr gene encoding ribosome recycling factor, with product MKALLKDTEARMKKAVEATSKEFATIRAGRASPTMLEGIQVDYYGSRLPVNQLATISIPEPRVILIQPWDKNAIKDIEKAISQSDLGFNVLSDKNVIRLVLPEVTEERRKELVKVVRRIAEEGRVAVRNIRRDAIEKLRKMEKDGEISEDDSRRYQNEVQKLTDKYVDQINEHLENKEKELLEV from the coding sequence TTGAAGGCTCTGCTTAAAGATACTGAAGCGAGGATGAAGAAGGCAGTTGAGGCAACCTCCAAGGAGTTCGCCACCATAAGGGCCGGAAGGGCCTCGCCGACCATGCTCGAGGGGATTCAGGTCGATTACTACGGAAGCAGATTACCCGTCAATCAACTTGCAACCATCTCCATCCCCGAGCCGCGCGTGATATTGATCCAACCCTGGGATAAAAACGCCATTAAAGATATCGAGAAGGCGATATCTCAATCCGATCTCGGATTTAACGTGCTGAGCGATAAGAACGTCATAAGGTTGGTTCTCCCTGAGGTCACCGAGGAGAGAAGAAAGGAGCTGGTCAAGGTCGTTCGCAGGATCGCCGAGGAGGGCAGAGTGGCCGTTCGTAACATCAGGCGGGACGCTATAGAGAAGCTGAGGAAGATGGAAAAAGACGGTGAGATCTCCGAGGACGATAGCAGAAGATATCAAAACGAGGTGCAGAAACTCACCGATAAATACGTCGATCAGATCAACGAACACTTGGAGAACAAGGAGAAGGAGTTACTTGAAGTCTGA
- a CDS encoding isoprenyl transferase, with translation MKSERDLSELSVEELKALLDPDNLPRHIAIIMDGNGRWAQKRHLPRTEGHKAAVQSVRDVVEICGEIGIEALTLYSFSTENWKRPRSEIRVLMAILREQLRRERRELDRNNVQVRAIGDIENLPPDVLDELEKTIEQTKDNTGLKLVLALNYGGRKEITRAARMIADKVKSGRLSPDEIDEDLISDHLYTSDLPDPDLLIRTSGEMRVSNFLLWQIAYTELYITPVLWPDFRKRHLLEAVIDYQRRERRFGGI, from the coding sequence TTGAAGTCTGAAAGGGATCTGAGCGAACTTTCGGTCGAGGAGCTGAAAGCTCTTCTCGACCCCGACAACCTTCCCAGGCATATCGCCATCATAATGGACGGCAACGGCAGGTGGGCTCAGAAACGCCACCTGCCGAGAACTGAAGGACATAAGGCCGCTGTTCAGTCCGTCAGGGATGTTGTCGAGATATGCGGTGAGATCGGAATAGAGGCGCTCACGCTCTATTCCTTCTCGACCGAAAACTGGAAACGCCCCAGATCTGAGATCAGGGTGTTGATGGCCATTCTTAGAGAGCAGCTCAGGAGGGAGAGGAGGGAACTCGACCGCAATAACGTTCAGGTCAGAGCTATAGGCGATATAGAGAATCTGCCCCCCGATGTGCTGGACGAGCTTGAAAAGACGATCGAACAAACCAAGGATAACACGGGGTTGAAGCTGGTCCTGGCCCTCAATTACGGCGGGAGAAAGGAGATCACGCGCGCCGCCAGGATGATAGCCGATAAGGTCAAATCGGGCCGGCTGAGCCCCGATGAGATCGATGAGGATCTCATCTCAGATCATCTCTACACCTCCGACCTTCCGGATCCCGATCTGCTCATAAGGACGAGCGGTGAGATGCGGGTGAGCAATTTTCTGCTCTGGCAGATCGCATATACGGAGCTCTACATAACGCCGGTGTTGTGGCCCGATTTCCGGAAGCGGCATCTGCTTGAGGCGGTAATAGATTATCAGAGACGTGAAAGGAGATTCGGTGGTATCTGA
- a CDS encoding phosphatidate cytidylyltransferase — translation MLRRILSAFLFVPIILALSLHPISFTALSCVITVMIYLEFVRIGRNLGVWFPEPIGVLTVGIMPILAYLSLNPMPFLIGAILLISLFNVVHRKGEGALLSLSSAVFGLIYIGWMYGFHLVELRMMDEGLKLILLLLAVIWLGDTGAYFTGRAIGRHKLIPAVSPGKTIEGSIGGLIWGMGGAVAVKYIFNLDLLSLPHLISLSLVMGITGQIGDLTESIIKRNAGIKDSGNLIPGHGGMFDRCDSMIPAVPVMIIYLRMFQA, via the coding sequence ATGCTTAGAAGAATCCTGAGTGCTTTCCTGTTCGTTCCGATCATCCTCGCTTTATCCCTTCATCCGATTTCGTTTACGGCCCTTTCGTGTGTCATAACCGTTATGATCTATCTGGAGTTTGTAAGGATAGGTCGAAACCTGGGGGTATGGTTTCCAGAACCCATTGGTGTGTTGACCGTGGGGATAATGCCGATACTGGCCTATCTCAGTCTGAACCCTATGCCCTTCCTGATCGGGGCGATCCTGTTGATCTCTCTTTTCAATGTGGTCCATCGAAAGGGTGAAGGAGCTCTGCTTTCGCTTTCCTCTGCCGTTTTCGGCCTCATATACATCGGCTGGATGTATGGGTTTCACCTGGTGGAGCTCAGGATGATGGATGAAGGGCTGAAACTCATATTGTTGCTTTTGGCCGTGATATGGCTGGGGGACACGGGAGCGTATTTCACTGGCAGGGCGATCGGCAGACATAAGCTCATCCCTGCCGTTAGCCCTGGCAAGACGATCGAGGGATCGATAGGCGGTCTGATATGGGGGATGGGAGGGGCAGTGGCGGTTAAATACATCTTCAACTTAGACCTGCTGTCGCTTCCCCATCTTATCTCTCTCAGCTTGGTGATGGGGATAACAGGGCAGATAGGGGATCTGACGGAATCCATCATAAAGAGAAACGCGGGGATAAAGGATTCGGGAAACCTCATTCCGGGACACGGCGGCATGTTCGATCGATGCGACAGCATGATCCCGGCCGTTCCCGTTATGATTATCTACCTGAGGATGTTTCAAGCATGA
- a CDS encoding site-specific DNA-methyltransferase, with amino-acid sequence MSVMMKTFHKIYIGNSRKMTEVPDQFVHCVVTSPPYVTTKMEKGQEFDYNSYRDMIRDVFQEVWRVLIPDGRFCLNVADIRTKYFYKENNLYRAPISSDLLMLCHEIGFRLLDVFIWDKGFNRNFGGPLLGSYLYPATIYNNVYFEYIFILKKPGKRQVDPAIKEASRIDKHTWKEYVQRIWRVETETEWFEGHEAVFPEEIPRRLIRMYSFVGDTILDPFLGSGTTTLAAMNLGRNSIGYEINEKLIPVIKRRLGIDQPLLITGGAEIEITFARYRDREVME; translated from the coding sequence ATGAGCGTTATGATGAAAACCTTTCATAAGATCTATATCGGCAACTCCCGAAAAATGACGGAAGTTCCTGATCAATTCGTTCACTGTGTGGTAACCAGTCCACCCTACGTAACTACCAAGATGGAAAAGGGGCAGGAGTTCGATTATAACTCATATCGGGATATGATCCGCGATGTCTTTCAGGAGGTATGGCGAGTTCTGATACCAGATGGGCGATTTTGTCTCAATGTAGCCGACATCCGGACGAAATATTTCTATAAGGAAAATAATCTCTATCGAGCGCCTATATCCAGTGACCTCCTGATGCTCTGTCACGAGATCGGATTTCGGCTGCTCGATGTCTTCATCTGGGATAAGGGATTTAACCGGAACTTCGGCGGACCGCTTTTAGGTTCTTATCTCTATCCGGCTACAATCTATAATAACGTCTACTTTGAATATATCTTCATCTTGAAAAAGCCCGGCAAACGTCAGGTTGATCCGGCAATTAAAGAGGCCAGCAGGATTGACAAGCACACCTGGAAGGAGTATGTTCAGCGCATCTGGCGCGTGGAAACGGAGACGGAATGGTTTGAAGGTCACGAGGCGGTTTTCCCTGAGGAGATACCCAGAAGGCTAATTCGCATGTATTCCTTCGTGGGCGATACGATCCTTGACCCTTTCCTGGGATCGGGGACGACGACGCTAGCTGCTATGAACTTAGGTCGTAACAGCATAGGTTATGAAATCAACGAAAAGCTGATACCGGTGATCAAAAGAAGATTAGGAATAGATCAACCCCTTTTGATAACCGGAGGAGCTGAGATCGAGATTACATTTGCGAGATATCGAGACCGCGAGGTTATGGAGTGA
- a CDS encoding 1-deoxy-D-xylulose-5-phosphate reductoisomerase, translating to MKGIAILGSTGSIGRNALQVIESLPDELKAVGLAARRSVETITEQALRFQVKAIALSDEAAAQRASQMLEGTGIKVFSGQEGVLRIAVMDEADMVVSSMVGISGLLPTLEAIRNGKDVAFANKEVLVAGGEIVMREIERYGVNFLPVDSEISAIFQCLQGRSRDEVKRLILTASGGPFKGFSPRELEGVTVSQALRHPNWRMGSKVTIDSATLMNKGFEVIESMWLFGMELERIDVVVHPQSIVHSMVELVDGSIIAQLGVPDMRTPIQYALTYPRRTPAPDRYLNLVEVGTLTFEPVDMKAFPCLGYAYEAARIGGSMPAVMSAADEVAVAAFIDGRIKFTDIPKLIKRVMDAHEPVFSPSLDDLLEADRWGRETAEKIIEEG from the coding sequence ATGAAGGGAATCGCCATTTTAGGTTCAACGGGATCAATTGGGAGAAACGCCCTTCAGGTGATCGAGTCGCTTCCGGACGAGTTAAAAGCGGTTGGGCTTGCCGCCAGACGCAGTGTGGAGACGATAACCGAACAGGCTCTGAGGTTCCAGGTCAAGGCGATCGCTCTTTCAGATGAAGCGGCGGCTCAAAGGGCGTCTCAGATGCTGGAGGGGACAGGCATTAAAGTATTCAGCGGACAAGAAGGCGTTTTAAGGATAGCGGTGATGGATGAGGCCGATATGGTGGTCTCATCCATGGTCGGCATCTCAGGTTTATTGCCGACGCTTGAGGCCATCCGCAACGGTAAGGACGTCGCCTTCGCCAATAAGGAGGTATTGGTGGCTGGAGGTGAGATCGTCATGAGGGAAATCGAGAGATACGGCGTTAACTTTCTTCCCGTCGATAGCGAGATAAGCGCCATATTCCAATGCCTACAGGGTAGATCGAGGGATGAGGTCAAAAGGTTGATCCTCACCGCATCAGGAGGTCCGTTCAAAGGGTTTTCACCACGCGAGCTTGAAGGTGTAACCGTCTCACAGGCTCTCAGACATCCAAACTGGAGGATGGGATCTAAGGTCACGATAGATTCAGCCACGCTGATGAACAAGGGATTTGAGGTGATCGAATCGATGTGGCTGTTCGGGATGGAGCTTGAGAGGATAGATGTGGTCGTGCATCCCCAAAGCATCGTCCACTCGATGGTCGAACTCGTGGACGGCTCCATCATAGCCCAGCTGGGCGTACCCGACATGCGAACTCCGATCCAATATGCCCTCACCTATCCCAGAAGAACGCCTGCCCCTGACAGATATCTGAACCTGGTGGAGGTGGGAACTTTGACGTTTGAGCCCGTGGATATGAAGGCATTCCCGTGTCTGGGATATGCATACGAGGCGGCGAGGATAGGCGGCAGCATGCCGGCCGTCATGAGCGCTGCCGATGAGGTGGCGGTCGCCGCCTTCATAGACGGAAGGATCAAATTCACCGATATACCGAAGCTCATAAAGAGGGTCATGGATGCCCATGAACCTGTTTTCTCCCCGTCGCTCGATGACCTCCTGGAGGCGGATAGATGGGGGAGGGAGACGGCGGAGAAGATAATCGAGGAGGGATGA
- the rseP gene encoding RIP metalloprotease RseP, with protein sequence MVWLSNLYVFVVAVISLGFIIFIHELGHFIAAKRSGVKVERFSLGFGPRLFGLVRDGTDYCISLLPFGGYVKMKGEGPGKDMKVNEDPDSFAAASIGKRMFIAISGPAMNVLLGILAFSLVYMIGMPQTNQSTQIGYVLPDSPAEKAGLRPGDVILAINGEKTSSWDEVRENILVHPGEEITLKVRRGEKVLTLRAVPEEFKQEKMGKVGKLGIVQVIDPVVRKVQPGSPASELGIRPGDRIISVNGRPITHFMEIITEAERNPSEPIRLGVERDGRRFTVSLKLEFDENGEVKDLGGMFFGSEIKLIRYDPIRAIGAGIKQSVLTVDKTLVVLKKLILHEISPRYVSGPLGIIEITASVFRVGFSGFLFVLGFISINIAIINLLPIPIADGGQILFFAVEKVRGKPLSPKKQLIIQQASILFLIILFILVTWNDILRMIS encoded by the coding sequence ATGGTATGGCTTTCTAACCTTTACGTATTCGTCGTGGCCGTTATATCGCTCGGGTTCATAATCTTCATCCATGAGCTCGGCCACTTTATAGCCGCCAAGCGATCGGGCGTTAAGGTCGAGAGGTTCTCGCTCGGATTCGGCCCGAGGCTGTTTGGATTGGTAAGGGATGGGACAGACTATTGCATCTCGCTTCTGCCTTTCGGCGGATACGTCAAGATGAAGGGCGAAGGGCCGGGCAAGGACATGAAGGTGAACGAGGATCCGGATTCCTTCGCGGCAGCCTCCATCGGTAAACGCATGTTCATAGCCATCTCCGGACCGGCCATGAACGTGCTGCTCGGGATATTGGCCTTTTCGCTCGTCTATATGATCGGCATGCCTCAGACGAACCAGAGCACGCAGATAGGATACGTCCTACCTGATTCCCCGGCCGAAAAAGCAGGGCTTAGACCCGGGGATGTGATACTCGCCATAAATGGCGAGAAAACCTCAAGCTGGGATGAAGTCAGGGAGAATATCCTCGTCCATCCAGGGGAGGAGATAACTTTAAAGGTGCGCCGTGGGGAAAAAGTGCTCACCCTCAGGGCTGTCCCAGAGGAGTTTAAGCAGGAGAAGATGGGCAAGGTGGGTAAATTGGGGATCGTCCAGGTGATAGATCCGGTCGTCCGAAAGGTTCAGCCTGGAAGCCCCGCCTCCGAGCTCGGCATCCGGCCCGGAGACAGGATCATCTCCGTCAACGGAAGGCCTATCACACATTTCATGGAGATCATCACTGAGGCCGAGAGAAACCCAAGTGAACCGATCAGGCTCGGGGTTGAGCGAGATGGAAGGAGGTTCACCGTAAGCCTGAAGCTGGAATTCGACGAGAACGGAGAGGTAAAGGATCTGGGAGGGATGTTCTTCGGAAGCGAGATCAAGCTGATCAGATATGATCCCATACGTGCGATCGGCGCGGGGATCAAACAGAGCGTCCTGACGGTGGATAAAACACTTGTCGTGCTGAAAAAACTTATACTACATGAGATCTCACCCAGATATGTAAGCGGTCCGCTTGGGATCATCGAGATAACCGCCAGCGTTTTCAGAGTTGGGTTTTCAGGATTCCTCTTCGTATTGGGATTCATAAGCATCAACATCGCCATCATTAACCTCCTCCCTATCCCCATAGCCGACGGCGGACAGATCCTCTTCTTCGCCGTTGAGAAGGTGAGAGGCAAACCGCTCAGCCCCAAGAAGCAGCTCATCATACAGCAGGCCAGCATATTGTTCCTTATAATCCTGTTCATCCTCGTCACGTGGAACGACATCCTCAGGATGATAAGCTGA
- a CDS encoding sugar phosphate isomerase/epimerase, with protein MKLGIVTYNIAKDWDLETILKVCQTVGLEGVELRTTHAHGVEVTLSSEERRKVRKMFEDSPVELAGLGSAFEYHSPDPDELKRNIEGTKEYVKLAADVGAPGVKVRPNNLPDGVPIEKTLEQIGLALREVGEFAADYGVQIRLEVHGRGTSHIPYIRRILDVADHDNVLVCWNSNRTDIAEDGTIKPNFDLVKGRIGLVHINELYSDYPWKELFKLLKESGYQGFTLAEIPGCPDVDSAIRLLRYYKALWQELQE; from the coding sequence ATGAAGCTCGGTATCGTCACGTATAACATAGCCAAAGATTGGGATCTGGAGACGATCCTGAAGGTCTGTCAGACCGTTGGGTTGGAAGGGGTAGAGTTGAGGACTACCCACGCTCATGGCGTCGAGGTGACGTTGTCCTCCGAGGAACGACGGAAGGTCAGGAAGATGTTCGAGGATTCGCCAGTGGAGCTGGCCGGGTTGGGAAGCGCTTTCGAATATCATTCGCCCGATCCGGATGAGTTGAAACGGAACATCGAGGGGACAAAGGAATATGTCAAGCTCGCCGCCGATGTCGGGGCGCCGGGCGTGAAGGTCAGACCGAACAATCTGCCCGATGGCGTGCCGATCGAGAAAACTCTGGAACAGATCGGCCTTGCTCTGAGGGAAGTGGGGGAATTCGCCGCCGATTACGGCGTTCAGATAAGACTCGAGGTTCACGGAAGAGGTACCTCCCATATCCCCTATATAAGAAGGATACTCGACGTGGCGGATCACGATAACGTGCTTGTATGCTGGAACTCAAACAGAACCGATATCGCCGAGGATGGAACTATAAAGCCGAACTTCGATCTGGTAAAGGGTAGGATCGGTCTGGTGCATATAAACGAGCTTTACTCCGATTATCCGTGGAAGGAACTGTTCAAGCTGCTCAAGGAATCAGGGTATCAGGGATTTACCCTGGCGGAGATACCGGGATGTCCGGATGTGGATAGCGCTATCAGGCTGTTGAGGTATTACAAAGCTCTGTGGCAGGAACTTCAGGAATAG
- a CDS encoding DegQ family serine endoprotease: MVRNRSVALVVGLIFITLIGPIAWAQLTEKEQQTLWEANRIFVKVARMVKPSVVNIRTEKVVRIPYAPYPFFDDFFKQFFDWAPQLPREEQEFVQKSLGSGVIVSDDGYILTNNHVIKDADKIWVSLLDNRKFRAKVVGTDPETDVAVLKIKAKDLPAIKIGDSDKVQEGEWVLAIGNPFGLGFTITAGIVSAKARSLRGLTTYGDFIQTDAAINPGNSGGALVNLKGELIGINTAIYTKSGGYQGIGFAIPINLAKHVMNMIIEKGEVVRGYLGVEIQMVDADLAKKFGIEKPIGVLVSKVYKDSPAEKAELKVGDLIIKYDGKEVENPSHLQAMVISTEPGTKVKLEIVRGKKHRIIEVKVGKRPSEKELAARTEKTSWLGITVQTLTPDLARKFGYDENLKGVIVIGVDPKGPAAEKGIQRGDVIREMNNREVSSIRDYRRILEKSNPKEGVLLWIQRREHTFYVAIYPNE; encoded by the coding sequence ATGGTTCGGAACAGATCGGTGGCATTAGTTGTAGGGCTGATTTTCATCACGTTGATCGGCCCGATCGCCTGGGCACAGTTAACCGAGAAAGAGCAGCAGACGTTGTGGGAGGCCAATCGGATCTTCGTCAAGGTCGCTCGTATGGTCAAACCCTCCGTGGTAAATATAAGGACGGAAAAGGTGGTTCGGATTCCCTACGCCCCTTACCCGTTTTTCGATGATTTCTTCAAGCAGTTCTTCGACTGGGCGCCGCAGCTGCCTAGAGAGGAGCAGGAATTCGTCCAAAAGAGCCTCGGCTCGGGCGTGATCGTCTCAGATGACGGTTATATCCTAACTAACAATCACGTCATCAAAGACGCCGATAAGATATGGGTCTCGCTGCTGGACAACCGTAAGTTCAGGGCAAAGGTGGTGGGAACCGATCCTGAAACCGATGTAGCCGTTCTCAAAATAAAAGCCAAGGATCTGCCTGCTATCAAGATAGGCGATTCGGATAAGGTTCAGGAGGGGGAATGGGTCCTCGCCATAGGAAACCCCTTCGGGCTGGGATTCACGATCACCGCAGGGATAGTCAGCGCTAAGGCGCGAAGCTTGAGGGGACTAACGACATACGGTGATTTCATCCAGACCGATGCGGCCATCAACCCCGGCAATAGCGGCGGAGCTCTGGTCAACTTGAAAGGGGAGCTTATAGGCATAAACACGGCCATATATACCAAGAGCGGAGGATATCAGGGTATAGGTTTCGCCATCCCGATCAACCTCGCAAAACATGTCATGAACATGATTATCGAAAAGGGCGAGGTGGTCAGGGGATATCTCGGAGTTGAGATCCAAATGGTAGATGCCGATCTCGCGAAGAAATTCGGCATCGAAAAACCCATCGGAGTTCTGGTATCCAAAGTGTACAAGGATTCACCGGCCGAGAAGGCCGAATTGAAGGTGGGCGATCTCATCATCAAATATGACGGCAAGGAGGTGGAGAACCCCTCACATCTGCAGGCGATGGTTATCTCCACAGAGCCCGGCACTAAGGTCAAATTGGAGATCGTTCGAGGTAAAAAGCATAGGATCATCGAGGTCAAGGTAGGTAAGAGGCCATCTGAGAAGGAACTGGCAGCTAGAACTGAGAAGACGAGTTGGCTCGGAATCACCGTTCAGACCCTCACTCCGGATTTGGCCAGAAAGTTCGGATATGATGAAAACCTAAAAGGGGTTATAGTGATCGGCGTCGATCCCAAAGGGCCTGCCGCTGAAAAGGGGATCCAGCGCGGGGACGTCATAAGGGAGATGAACAACCGGGAGGTTAGCTCGATCAGAGATTACAGGAGAATACTGGAGAAGAGCAATCCCAAGGAAGGAGTGCTTCTCTGGATTCAGAGGAGAGAACACACCTTCTACGTGGCCATATATCCCAACGAATGA
- a CDS encoding Hsp20/alpha crystallin family protein, with amino-acid sequence MTEKRLYAPVDICETDDKILLWAEMPGVKKEDVEIRVEGNDLEIIGHLKESEEGKFLLNECPREGDYHRAFTLSDEIDTSSIKAKLVDGVLELTLPKKEQAKPREIPIEEVGETG; translated from the coding sequence ATGACCGAAAAAAGGCTTTATGCGCCGGTCGATATCTGCGAGACCGATGATAAGATACTGCTTTGGGCCGAAATGCCCGGCGTTAAAAAGGAGGATGTGGAGATAAGAGTCGAAGGCAACGATCTGGAGATAATCGGACATCTCAAAGAGAGCGAAGAGGGGAAGTTCCTTCTAAATGAGTGCCCAAGAGAGGGGGATTACCACAGGGCCTTCACCCTTTCAGATGAGATAGATACAAGCAGTATAAAAGCTAAGTTGGTCGACGGCGTGCTGGAGCTGACCCTGCCCAAGAAAGAGCAGGCTAAACCGAGGGAGATACCGATTGAAGAAGTAGGGGAGACAGGGTGA
- a CDS encoding Hsp20/alpha crystallin family protein, which produces MRFSTWWDPFAEIEALQRAVNRLFENFAGRNEVTYPPVNVCDTGETYVVKAWMPGVRREDISLSVMGDTLTIQGEKKEPEIKDGNFYRRERNFGRFHKVVELPAEVSAEGVKAKYQDGILTVILPKAESAKPRQITVETE; this is translated from the coding sequence ATGAGATTTTCAACCTGGTGGGATCCGTTTGCCGAGATAGAGGCGCTTCAAAGGGCTGTAAACAGGCTTTTTGAGAATTTCGCCGGAAGAAACGAGGTGACATATCCCCCGGTGAACGTGTGCGATACCGGCGAAACCTATGTGGTTAAAGCTTGGATGCCGGGCGTTAGAAGGGAGGATATCAGCCTCAGCGTTATGGGCGATACCCTGACGATTCAGGGCGAGAAGAAAGAACCTGAGATCAAAGACGGAAACTTCTACAGGCGAGAGAGGAATTTCGGCAGATTTCACAAGGTGGTGGAGCTTCCGGCTGAGGTGAGCGCCGAAGGGGTAAAGGCGAAATACCAAGATGGGATACTCACCGTGATCCTTCCAAAGGCTGAATCGGCTAAACCAAGGCAGATCACCGTCGAGACCGAATGA